A region of Bacillota bacterium DNA encodes the following proteins:
- the sigE gene encoding RNA polymerase sporulation sigma factor SigE: MVAFKKLKLELYIKYVNILEKLGFRKGHPIYYIGGSEALPPPLSVDEENYLIDRLGKSDYGVKKILIERNLRLVVYIARKFENTGVGVEDLVSIGTIGLIKAINTFNPSKKIKLATYASRCIENEILMYLRRNNKTRTEISIDEPLNTDWDGNELLLSDILGTDNDVIHRSLEDEIEKELLNTAMKKLSSREKKIMELRFGLQNGVEKTQKEVADMLGISQSYISRLEKRIINRLRKEINRMV; the protein is encoded by the coding sequence ATGGTTGCATTTAAAAAACTTAAATTGGAATTGTATATTAAATATGTAAATATACTTGAGAAATTAGGTTTCCGAAAGGGACATCCTATTTATTATATTGGCGGTAGTGAAGCATTGCCACCTCCTTTAAGTGTTGATGAAGAAAATTATTTAATAGATAGACTGGGCAAAAGTGATTACGGGGTAAAGAAAATCCTAATCGAAAGGAATCTAAGGTTGGTAGTATATATTGCAAGAAAATTTGAAAACACCGGTGTTGGGGTTGAAGACCTTGTTTCTATAGGTACTATCGGTTTAATTAAAGCAATAAATACTTTTAACCCGTCAAAAAAAATCAAACTTGCAACTTATGCTTCAAGATGCATTGAAAATGAAATACTGATGTATTTACGAAGAAACAATAAAACCAGGACTGAAATTTCTATAGATGAACCCTTAAATACGGATTGGGATGGTAATGAATTGCTTTTATCGGATATATTGGGTACAGATAATGATGTTATTCATAGAAGTTTGGAAGATGAAATAGAAAAGGAGCTACTGAACACTGCTATGAAAAAACTCTCTTCCCGTGAAAAAAAAATAATGGAACTAAGATTCGGTCTTCAAAATGGAGTGGAAAAGACCCAGAAAGAGGTTGCCGATATGCTTGGGATATCACAATCATATATATCCCGTCTTGAAAAAAGGATAATCAATAGACTGAGAAAAGAAATCAATAGAATGGTTTAG
- the ftsW gene encoding putative lipid II flippase FtsW, translating into MKGRKPFDFWIFMTVLILLSIGIIMVFSASAPYAYNTYRDVYYILKRQLFYALIGLVVMLITMNIDYRLFGKYSPLLLVASIVLLILVLVPGIGIEENGSKRWLEIGVRFQPSEIAKLAVILFFSQSLSQRKDQLNSFFKGLFPYLVLIGILAVLLLLEPHLSCTIITLSIASIILFCAGAKIKHFMILLIPAAGVFAALITFVDYMRVRVLSFIDPWSDMQDTGYNAVQSLYAIGSGGLFGRGLGKSMQKFLYLPYPHNDFIFSVIAEELGYIGVLTIITLFLIFTWRGIKVAMNAPDLFGSLAAIGITSLVTVQTVLNIGVVTSSIPPTGVSLPLFSYGGTSLVLVMGAVGILLSISRYSNYSRI; encoded by the coding sequence ATGAAGGGAAGAAAACCATTTGATTTTTGGATATTTATGACAGTGCTTATATTACTTTCTATCGGAATAATAATGGTGTTTAGCGCAAGTGCTCCATATGCTTACAATACTTACCGGGACGTTTATTATATATTAAAACGTCAACTATTCTATGCACTTATTGGGCTGGTAGTGATGCTCATAACTATGAATATTGACTACAGATTATTCGGCAAGTATTCCCCGTTACTTCTTGTGGCAAGTATAGTTCTCCTTATATTAGTATTGGTACCTGGGATTGGGATTGAAGAAAACGGTTCCAAAAGATGGTTGGAAATAGGGGTAAGGTTCCAACCGTCCGAAATTGCCAAATTAGCCGTAATTCTTTTCTTTTCCCAGAGTCTTTCCCAGCGCAAAGACCAGTTGAACTCCTTTTTCAAAGGACTTTTTCCATACCTGGTGTTAATAGGAATTCTGGCTGTACTTTTATTGCTTGAACCTCATTTGAGTTGTACAATTATTACCCTATCGATAGCATCAATTATTTTATTTTGTGCCGGAGCAAAAATAAAGCATTTTATGATACTCTTAATCCCTGCAGCAGGAGTATTTGCAGCTTTAATAACCTTTGTGGACTACATGAGGGTAAGAGTATTGTCATTTATTGACCCATGGAGTGATATGCAAGATACAGGTTATAATGCTGTACAATCTCTTTATGCCATAGGCTCGGGAGGGCTGTTTGGCAGAGGACTTGGGAAAAGCATGCAAAAGTTTCTTTACCTTCCTTATCCCCATAATGATTTTATTTTCTCGGTAATTGCAGAAGAATTGGGTTACATTGGAGTACTGACTATAATAACACTGTTTTTGATTTTTACATGGAGAGGAATAAAAGTTGCAATGAATGCGCCGGATTTGTTTGGAAGCCTTGCAGCAATTGGTATTACTTCACTTGTTACAGTTCAGACAGTCCTTAATATTGGTGTTGTAACATCATCAATACCGCCAACAGGAGTATCTCTACCTCTATTTAGCTATGGGGGGACTTCACTTGTGCTGGTTATGGGAGCAGTCGGGATTCTCCTTTCCATATCTCGCTACTCAAATTATAGCAGGATATGA
- the ftsZ gene encoding cell division protein FtsZ translates to MLEFDIDTEQFAQIKVVGIGGGGNNAVNRMINAGLRGVEFIAINTDKQALFLSKANTKIQIGEKITKGLGAGANPDIGEKAANESRDEISQSIKGADMVFITAGMGGGTGTGAAPVVAKIAKEMGILTVGVVTKPFIFEGRKRMQYAERGIENLKEAVDTLVTIPNDRLLQVVEKKTSIVDAFKMADDVLRQGVQGISDLITVPGLINLDFADVKTIMMNTGLAHMGIGRASGEDRAEEATKKAIESPLLETSIEGSKGVLLNITGGADLGLFEVDIAAGLIEKSADPDANIIIGAVIDENLNDEIIITVIATGFEKSAPVKKQEKTAAPPKSSKSSFIEKPAASIEIAGDELDIPTFLRRNRFR, encoded by the coding sequence TTGTTAGAGTTCGATATTGATACAGAACAGTTTGCTCAAATAAAAGTTGTGGGCATAGGCGGTGGAGGCAATAACGCGGTTAACAGAATGATTAACGCAGGTCTTCGTGGAGTTGAGTTTATAGCAATAAATACCGACAAACAAGCTTTGTTTTTGTCAAAAGCAAATACGAAAATTCAAATTGGAGAAAAAATTACAAAAGGATTAGGAGCAGGAGCAAATCCTGATATTGGCGAAAAAGCAGCTAACGAAAGCAGGGATGAAATTAGCCAATCGATAAAGGGAGCCGATATGGTTTTTATTACCGCCGGAATGGGCGGAGGAACAGGTACGGGAGCAGCTCCCGTAGTTGCGAAAATAGCTAAAGAGATGGGGATACTTACGGTAGGCGTGGTGACAAAACCGTTTATTTTTGAAGGAAGAAAAAGGATGCAGTATGCTGAAAGGGGAATTGAAAATTTAAAAGAGGCTGTAGATACACTAGTTACAATTCCTAATGACAGGTTACTGCAGGTTGTTGAAAAAAAGACTTCAATTGTGGATGCCTTTAAAATGGCGGATGATGTACTAAGGCAAGGTGTCCAGGGAATATCTGATTTAATTACAGTGCCCGGCCTTATAAACCTCGATTTTGCGGATGTCAAAACAATTATGATGAATACAGGACTGGCTCATATGGGTATAGGACGGGCTTCAGGTGAAGATAGAGCGGAAGAAGCTACTAAAAAGGCAATAGAAAGCCCATTGTTGGAAACATCAATTGAAGGATCAAAAGGTGTGCTGTTAAATATAACAGGTGGCGCCGATCTTGGGCTATTTGAAGTGGATATTGCTGCAGGACTGATTGAGAAATCTGCAGATCCGGACGCAAATATTATTATAGGCGCAGTAATAGATGAAAACCTGAATGATGAGATCATTATTACGGTTATAGCGACAGGGTTTGAAAAATCGGCCCCTGTGAAAAAACAAGAAAAGACAGCAGCACCACCAAAATCATCAAAATCTTCTTTTATTGAAAAACCTGCTGCTTCTATAGAAATTGCAGGAGATGAGTTGGATATCCCTACATTTTTAAGAAGGAACAGATTTAGATGA
- the sigG gene encoding RNA polymerase sporulation sigma factor SigG — translation MHNNKVEICGVNTSKLPVLSNEQKEKLFERMHKGDTSAREEFIKGNLRLVLSVIQRFNNRKEFLDDLFQVGCIGLIKAIDNFDVSQNVKFSTYAVPMIIGEIRRYLRDNNSIRVSRSLRDIAYKALQAKERLTNKNSKEPTISEIAEELRIPKEDVVLALDAIQDPVSLFEAVYHDGGDAIYVMDQVSDEKNTDENWIEGLSLKEAMQKLNDREKLILNLRFFEGRTQMEVAEEIGISQAQVSRLEKTALLHMRKYI, via the coding sequence ATGCATAACAATAAAGTTGAGATTTGTGGAGTAAACACATCCAAATTACCTGTTTTAAGTAATGAACAAAAAGAAAAATTGTTCGAAAGAATGCATAAGGGGGACACCTCGGCAAGAGAAGAGTTTATAAAAGGCAACCTAAGACTTGTATTAAGTGTTATCCAGAGATTTAATAACAGAAAAGAATTTTTAGATGACCTTTTTCAAGTTGGATGTATAGGATTGATCAAGGCTATAGATAATTTTGATGTTTCACAAAACGTTAAGTTTTCAACTTATGCCGTCCCTATGATAATTGGAGAAATCAGAAGATATTTGAGGGATAACAATTCCATACGTGTAAGCCGTTCACTGAGAGACATTGCTTATAAAGCACTACAGGCCAAAGAAAGGCTTACTAATAAGAACTCCAAGGAACCTACCATATCTGAGATAGCCGAAGAATTAAGAATACCAAAGGAAGATGTTGTCCTTGCACTAGATGCCATACAAGATCCTGTATCCCTTTTTGAGGCTGTTTATCATGATGGAGGGGATGCCATATATGTAATGGACCAAGTAAGTGACGAAAAAAACACTGATGAAAATTGGATTGAAGGACTGTCATTAAAAGAAGCCATGCAAAAACTAAATGATAGGGAAAAGCTAATACTTAACTTAAGATTTTTTGAGGGACGCACCCAAATGGAGGTAGCTGAAGAAATAGGCATTTCACAAGCACAGGTATCAAGGCTTGAAAAAACAGCACTTTTGCATATGAGAAAGTATATATAG
- the murA gene encoding UDP-N-acetylglucosamine 1-carboxyvinyltransferase has translation MSKLVVTGGQRLKGEITVDGSKNAVLPILAATLLNAGISVIKNCPMLKDVKVALKILSMAGCKVKFENGVITVDSSVINCTEIPVDLAAEMRSSIIFMGPMLARCGKVLISFPGGCEIGPRPIDLHLKGLRNMGAKILDAYGGFLYCRAERLKGCDIHLSYPSVGATENIMLASVFAEGETCIHNAAKEPEIVDLQNFLIAMGVNVSGAGSGIISIKGKGAPKKLKDVEYTIIPDRIVAGTYMVASGITGGEVTIKNIIPEHLASVVSVLNEAGCKIKAYNNQIHIFGPERPEAVDIIRTLPYPGFPTDMQAPLVALLTIAKGTSIVIETVFENRYKHVDELMRMGANITLEGRIAVIKGVDRLKGAFVYARDLRGAASLVLAGLAAEGETVINEIKHLDRGYENIEEKLSSLGALVKREA, from the coding sequence ATGAGTAAATTAGTTGTAACTGGTGGTCAAAGGCTTAAAGGAGAAATTACCGTAGATGGCTCCAAAAATGCGGTTTTGCCAATATTAGCCGCTACTTTACTAAATGCCGGGATTAGTGTAATAAAAAACTGTCCCATGTTGAAAGATGTTAAGGTAGCACTTAAAATATTAAGTATGGCAGGGTGTAAAGTCAAATTTGAAAATGGAGTAATAACTGTGGATTCTTCTGTAATTAATTGCACCGAAATACCTGTGGATTTGGCTGCCGAAATGAGGTCATCAATAATTTTTATGGGACCTATGCTTGCTCGATGTGGTAAAGTTTTAATAAGCTTTCCAGGAGGATGTGAAATCGGTCCCCGGCCAATCGACCTGCATCTTAAAGGTTTGAGGAATATGGGAGCAAAAATACTGGATGCCTATGGCGGTTTCCTGTATTGTAGGGCAGAACGTCTTAAAGGTTGTGATATACATCTTAGCTACCCAAGTGTAGGGGCTACTGAAAATATAATGCTGGCCTCAGTGTTTGCAGAAGGTGAGACGTGTATTCATAATGCAGCTAAAGAACCGGAGATAGTAGATTTGCAAAACTTTTTAATAGCAATGGGTGTTAATGTATCAGGAGCAGGATCCGGTATTATTTCTATAAAAGGGAAAGGTGCCCCTAAAAAACTTAAGGATGTAGAATATACCATAATTCCCGACAGAATTGTTGCAGGGACATATATGGTAGCATCAGGGATAACAGGTGGGGAAGTGACTATAAAAAATATTATCCCTGAGCATTTAGCTTCAGTGGTTTCAGTTTTGAATGAAGCTGGATGCAAAATTAAGGCATACAACAATCAAATACATATTTTTGGTCCTGAAAGGCCGGAGGCTGTTGATATTATAAGAACGCTTCCTTATCCTGGTTTTCCTACAGATATGCAAGCACCTCTTGTAGCCTTATTAACAATTGCAAAGGGAACAAGTATAGTTATTGAAACTGTTTTTGAAAATAGGTATAAGCATGTAGATGAGCTCATGAGAATGGGAGCAAATATTACCCTTGAAGGGCGTATTGCAGTTATAAAGGGAGTGGATAGGCTAAAAGGTGCTTTTGTCTATGCAAGAGATTTAAGAGGTGCTGCTTCATTGGTCCTGGCAGGTCTTGCAGCAGAAGGCGAAACAGTGATCAATGAGATTAAACATTTAGACAGAGGTTATGAAAATATTGAAGAAAAACTGTCTAGCCTAGGGGCATTAGTGAAAAGAGAGGCTTGA
- the ftsA gene encoding cell division protein FtsA — protein sequence MEDIIVGIDIGTTKVCTLIGRVDKIGQLQILGKGFTLFNGVRKGVIIDIEETSKAIRYSVEEAENEAGFSINSAYVNIYGTHVDVINHKESISILNENQIVTPDDLDRLYDAIEKLPIPEGVQIIDIIPRQYIIDGYGGILDPVGMSGLILEMEADVVTGKLTSVQNIIRSVEKAGLEVDGIIIEAFATSEVSLSPEEKEMGVILIDVGGGITDVSAFKNGKIVMYDSIPVGGEHITNDISIGLKISYSEADKIKKQYELALTTLIKNDQEISVYDINEEKLKNVQVSQIIEIIEARVCEILSLAKNLIEKYENIDMFNAGIVLTGGGISYVNGNKQIAEDIFNLPVRVASYRSIIGVSKPEFVAAAGIIKHVARRNKHSSISDSAREIQIDNKNKFGGLLKKVVKAIYKWFS from the coding sequence GTGGAAGATATTATTGTTGGAATAGATATTGGCACAACAAAAGTCTGTACCTTAATAGGAAGAGTGGACAAAATAGGGCAGTTGCAAATTTTAGGGAAAGGATTTACACTCTTTAACGGTGTTAGAAAAGGTGTAATAATTGACATAGAAGAAACATCAAAAGCAATCAGGTATTCTGTAGAAGAAGCTGAGAATGAAGCCGGCTTTAGTATTAATTCAGCATATGTAAACATCTACGGTACCCATGTGGATGTAATAAATCATAAAGAGAGCATAAGTATTTTAAATGAAAATCAAATAGTTACACCGGATGATCTTGATAGATTGTATGATGCAATTGAAAAACTGCCAATTCCTGAAGGTGTTCAGATTATTGATATTATCCCTAGACAGTATATAATTGATGGATATGGTGGTATATTGGACCCGGTAGGTATGTCGGGATTGATTCTTGAAATGGAAGCAGATGTTGTTACAGGTAAACTTACCTCTGTTCAAAATATTATAAGAAGTGTAGAAAAAGCCGGTTTAGAAGTGGACGGCATCATTATAGAAGCTTTCGCTACAAGTGAAGTATCTCTATCACCCGAAGAAAAAGAAATGGGTGTTATTTTAATTGATGTGGGCGGAGGTATTACAGATGTATCAGCTTTTAAAAATGGTAAAATTGTAATGTACGATTCTATACCTGTTGGAGGAGAGCATATAACAAATGATATTTCTATAGGGTTAAAGATATCTTATTCTGAAGCCGATAAAATAAAAAAGCAGTATGAGTTAGCATTAACAACTCTTATTAAAAATGATCAAGAAATATCTGTATACGATATTAATGAGGAAAAATTAAAGAATGTGCAAGTATCGCAAATTATTGAAATAATTGAAGCCAGGGTGTGCGAAATATTGTCCCTGGCAAAAAACTTAATTGAAAAATATGAAAATATTGACATGTTTAATGCCGGTATTGTTTTAACCGGTGGAGGAATATCTTATGTTAACGGTAATAAGCAAATAGCAGAAGACATATTTAATTTACCCGTTAGAGTTGCCTCATATAGATCTATAATAGGGGTATCCAAACCCGAATTTGTTGCAGCTGCGGGAATTATTAAGCATGTTGCCAGGCGTAACAAACACAGCAGCATTTCCGACAGTGCGAGAGAAATACAAATAGATAACAAAAATAAGTTTGGAGGCTTATTGAAAAAAGTGGTAAAGGCAATTTACAAATGGTTTTCTTAA
- a CDS encoding FtsQ-type POTRA domain-containing protein, which produces MKDSYMYEKKTKIKEKRKRKKKKLKYIMIFVLLVTAMVLLGMSSIFNISRIHVSGVKYCTDEDVITASGIIKGTNGFKSIGGNLRNFLFLRYGQAEANILNKCPYIKNVTVKYILPDKVLIHVEEREPFVLIPYIGAFLLIDREGYVLKTVDYKEKFSLPLAKGVKFTNYEIGQALKIENKENFDKLIILIDTLTEEEKNDNFKLMDYIDTIDVSDINNIYLFVDSRLVVNYGDLYDLNYRIRAFKQIFYKNINKKEKGMLDFTVGDYPVFIPED; this is translated from the coding sequence ATGAAAGATAGCTATATGTATGAAAAAAAAACAAAAATTAAAGAAAAGAGAAAAAGAAAGAAAAAAAAGTTAAAGTATATAATGATTTTCGTCCTGCTTGTTACAGCTATGGTTTTACTTGGTATGTCTTCTATATTTAATATTTCAAGGATACATGTGAGTGGGGTTAAATATTGCACTGATGAAGATGTCATTACTGCATCGGGAATCATAAAAGGTACTAACGGTTTTAAAAGTATTGGAGGCAATCTTCGTAATTTCTTGTTTTTAAGATATGGACAAGCCGAAGCTAATATATTAAATAAGTGTCCATATATTAAAAATGTAACGGTTAAATATATTTTACCTGATAAGGTATTAATCCATGTGGAAGAAAGGGAACCCTTTGTCTTAATACCTTATATCGGTGCATTTTTACTTATTGATAGGGAAGGATATGTATTAAAAACAGTTGACTATAAGGAAAAATTTTCTTTACCTCTTGCTAAAGGAGTAAAATTTACCAACTACGAAATTGGACAGGCTCTCAAAATAGAAAATAAAGAAAACTTTGACAAGTTAATAATTTTAATAGATACATTGACGGAAGAAGAAAAAAATGATAACTTTAAACTTATGGATTATATTGATACTATAGATGTCAGTGATATTAATAATATTTACCTGTTTGTAGATTCCAGGTTAGTGGTAAATTATGGCGATTTGTACGACTTAAATTATAGAATTAGGGCATTTAAACAAATATTTTATAAAAATATCAATAAAAAAGAAAAAGGAATGCTTGACTTTACTGTAGGCGATTATCCGGTTTTTATACCGGAGGATTAG
- a CDS encoding small basic family protein has product MVPVIGLIVGIILGIFIPYNIPRQYSNYVAVAILAALDSVFGGVAAAVQDKFDMKIFLSGFFGNALLAAGLAYIGDQLGIEIYLAAVFAFGNRLFLNFAIIRRYILNKLSKKDIIKGE; this is encoded by the coding sequence ATGGTTCCTGTAATTGGTTTAATTGTAGGAATAATACTTGGTATATTTATACCGTATAATATACCCAGACAGTATTCAAATTATGTTGCTGTTGCAATACTTGCGGCCCTTGACAGTGTCTTTGGCGGGGTTGCGGCTGCTGTCCAGGATAAGTTTGATATGAAAATATTCCTTTCCGGTTTTTTTGGAAATGCATTACTTGCTGCAGGGCTGGCATATATTGGTGATCAGCTTGGCATAGAGATATATCTTGCTGCAGTTTTTGCCTTTGGCAATAGATTATTCTTAAATTTTGCTATTATTAGAAGATACATATTGAATAAACTATCAAAAAAGGATATTATAAAAGGAGAATAG
- the spoIIGA gene encoding sigma-E processing peptidase SpoIIGA codes for MEIYLDVLILENIVMNYLILWTSGKLSKMKTSNLRLFIGALLGALYAAFLVVKPGIRVYYTAIAKILLSVVMVAVTFSPGKLNSFLRILAIFYISTFIFAGASFALIYLSSQGALVKNGMIYVYWQSKWTTIFLSIVTSIIILRIFQELIQYRLMRERLLTRLRIKFESRETDVSALIDTGNSLYDPLSNMPVIIVEFNAIRNILPSEICKIFEDSKENDFTLMIEQIYSSRWFNRFRLIPFSSLGKENGMLIGFKPDYVEIGDDEGKKGISDVIIGIYNKALSKGKHYRALLSPDLM; via the coding sequence ATGGAAATATATCTGGATGTCCTGATTCTGGAAAATATAGTCATGAATTATTTAATACTTTGGACTTCCGGGAAGCTTTCAAAAATGAAGACATCCAATTTACGTCTATTCATTGGGGCTCTTTTAGGAGCTCTATATGCAGCATTTTTGGTAGTTAAACCCGGCATAAGAGTATACTATACTGCTATAGCCAAAATATTATTATCTGTTGTCATGGTGGCTGTTACATTTTCTCCAGGCAAACTAAACTCCTTTTTAAGAATCCTTGCTATTTTTTATATATCTACTTTCATTTTTGCCGGCGCATCTTTTGCCCTTATTTATTTAAGCAGTCAGGGAGCTCTTGTGAAGAATGGAATGATATATGTATACTGGCAATCTAAATGGACGACTATTTTTCTCTCAATAGTAACTTCAATTATTATACTTAGAATATTCCAGGAGTTAATTCAATATAGACTTATGAGAGAAAGACTTTTGACGAGATTAAGAATAAAATTTGAAAGCAGAGAAACAGATGTTTCTGCTTTAATTGATACAGGAAATTCATTGTATGATCCTTTGTCAAATATGCCGGTGATAATAGTAGAATTCAATGCTATAAGGAATATACTGCCGTCTGAGATTTGTAAAATATTCGAAGATTCAAAGGAAAATGATTTCACATTAATGATAGAACAAATATACAGTTCAAGATGGTTTAACAGGTTTAGATTAATACCTTTTAGCTCATTAGGAAAAGAAAATGGTATGTTGATAGGTTTTAAACCCGACTATGTTGAGATTGGAGATGATGAGGGGAAAAAAGGGATCAGCGATGTTATCATTGGAATATACAATAAGGCTCTTTCAAAGGGAAAACATTACAGGGCATTGTTAAGTCCGGATTTAATGTAA
- a CDS encoding phospho-N-acetylmuramoyl-pentapeptide-transferase, producing MREPFSISVQVIAFIFTFVLSLIIGPIIIPILRRLKFGQTVRDDGPSTHLKKMGTPTIGGLIFLIPITLVSLFYSLKYPSIIPVIVVTLGFGTVGFIDDFIKVSKRRKDGLYSDQKIIALLIVAVIFVIYSLNSGILNTDIIIPFMGIDYTINLPAWFFIPFTVFVLLSITNAVNLTDGIDGLAAGITLIIMVFFTVVAMTRSEWDYLKIFSAIVSGGCLGFLTFNIHPAKVFMGDTGSLALGGVVGAVSVLMKMPWMLLVAGIIYVLEALSVIIQVTSFKLRKKRVFKMTPIHHHFELSGWKESKIVLVFWTVTVVSCLMGLLSLRLKFF from the coding sequence TTGAGAGAACCTTTTTCAATATCTGTACAAGTTATAGCTTTTATATTTACATTTGTCTTGTCTCTAATAATCGGACCGATTATTATTCCAATCTTAAGAAGGTTAAAATTCGGGCAGACTGTTAGAGATGACGGACCTTCTACCCATCTTAAGAAAATGGGTACTCCCACAATAGGGGGATTAATATTTCTTATACCCATTACATTGGTGTCTTTATTTTACTCCTTAAAATATCCCTCAATAATACCTGTAATTGTAGTTACTCTGGGTTTTGGAACAGTTGGATTTATAGATGATTTTATAAAAGTTTCAAAAAGAAGGAAGGATGGTTTGTACTCGGACCAGAAAATAATAGCCCTTCTTATTGTTGCAGTTATATTTGTAATTTATTCACTGAATAGTGGAATTTTGAATACAGACATAATAATACCGTTCATGGGAATTGATTATACTATTAATCTGCCTGCATGGTTTTTTATACCTTTTACAGTATTTGTTCTTCTTTCAATTACCAATGCGGTTAATCTTACTGATGGTATAGACGGACTTGCTGCGGGAATCACTCTTATTATTATGGTTTTCTTTACTGTTGTAGCAATGACCCGCAGTGAATGGGACTATTTAAAAATATTTTCAGCCATAGTGTCGGGGGGGTGCCTTGGATTTTTGACTTTTAATATTCATCCGGCCAAAGTATTTATGGGTGACACAGGTTCCCTAGCCCTTGGTGGTGTAGTAGGTGCAGTGTCTGTTTTAATGAAGATGCCGTGGATGTTATTGGTGGCAGGTATTATATACGTGCTTGAGGCATTATCGGTAATAATACAGGTTACCTCATTTAAGCTTCGAAAAAAAAGAGTATTTAAAATGACGCCGATACATCACCATTTTGAACTTTCAGGCTGGAAAGAATCAAAAATAGTATTGGTATTTTGGACTGTTACAGTTGTTTCATGTTTAATGGGGCTTTTATCGTTAAGGTTAAAGTTTTTTTAA